The DNA sequence CCCTCCGACAGGGCCGCGTGGCCCACGCCTTTCTCTTTGCCGGTCCCCGCGGTGTTGGTAAGACGACCACGGCGCGGATCCTGGCCAAGGCCTTGAATTGCGAAAAGGGGCCCACGTCTGAGCCCTGCAACCAGTGTCTCAACTGCCAGGAGATCACCGGGGGGGCCGCCGTGGACTGCATGGAGATAGACGCCGCCTCGCACACTGGAGTGGAGCATGTGCGCGACCTCCAGGAACGGTTGATTTACCAGCCGGTCAGGGGCCGTTACAAAATCTACATCGTTGATGAAGTTCATATGCTCTCTCTCTCGGCTTTCAACGCCTTGCTCAAGACGCTGGAAGAGCCACCGCCCAAGGTCGTCTTCATCCTGGCGACGACTGAACCGAACAAGGTCCCCGCCACCATCCACTCCCGTTGCCAGCGGTACGACTTTCGGCGGATTGGCCCGGGACTGCTGGTGGAACGGCTCAGGGCCATTGCCGAGGCCGAGCGAGTGGAGGTGACGCCGGAGGCCTTAGCCAGTATGGCTCGAGCGGCCGACGGGAGTCTCCGAGATGCCCAGAGTATCCTGGACCAAGTCATCGCATATGCGGGGGAACGCGTGACCGCCGAATCCGTCGCAAGTGTTTTAGGAACTACGGCGCCAGATGTGGTCCAGGCGGCGGTGGAGGCCTGCCTTGCGGGCGAAGCAGGGAGAGCTTTGGAGCTTGTTGATGAGCTTGCTGCCAAGGGAGGAGATCTTCGCGCGTTTCTGCTGGATCTGTTGGAGCATCTTCGTTCCCTGCTGGTTGTCAAGCTGACACCCGGCGCAGGGAAAATTCTTGGGCTGTCGCCGGAAGCCGTGCGGGACCTCGAGGACCGGGGGAGGAATCTCGAAATTCCCCACGTCGAATTGGCCCTCCGATTTCTGATTGAGGCTGAAGCGGGGATGCGGCGGGCATCGCATCCTCGGTATGTCCTAGAGATGGCGCTGGTTCGGATAGCCGAGGCTCGGGGGCTTCAATCTCTCGGGGCCCTCGTAAAGCGACTGGAAACCTTGGAGGGCCGTCTCGGCACTGAAGCTAATCTTCCAGACCCCCAGCCAGAACTCTTTACAGCTCAGGAGAATATCGACCTTCCGGAGCCACCACCATCGCCACCGGTGACCGGCTTTGTAGACCGATGGCAGGAGGTGCGGCGGCGCATTGGAGTGGAGCGGCGCTCTTTGGCGGTGCTGCTTGCCGAGGCCGAGGTTGCGCTGGAAGGAGAGACATTGACCCTGACGTTCGCCAACGGCAATCATTTCTCTCGGTCCACCCTAGAGGACCCGGAGGTCCGGAATCTCATCGCTTCTACCATCTCCGCGGTTTTCGGCCAGCGTCTTCAGGTGAAGTACCATTTCCTCGCTCCGGAGGTGGGGCGACCGAACCAGCAATCAGCCCGGACTTTCGCTCGGAACCATCCCCTAGTTCGCGAGGCGCTGGAGATGTTTGGTGGTCGGATCGTGGAGGTCCAGGAGGGTGGAGACGCAGCATCCCAGCGAGGTGAGCCATGAAGGGATTTGGCGATATGATGAAGCAGGCGCAGCGGATGAAGGCGGAGCTCGAGCGGATTCAGGAGGAGGCCGCCGAAAAGCGGGTGGAAGGCTCTGCCGGCGGGGGGATGGTGACAGTGACGGCCGACGGTCGAGGGGAGATCGTAGCCGTGAGGATCGACCCCGAGGTGGCCCAGAGTGGCGATCTGGAAATGCTCCAGGATTTGATCGTCGCGGCCACCAACGAGGCCATGCGCCGAGCCCGAGAGCTACTCAGCACCGAGATGGGACGGATGACCGGCGGGTTAAATCTGCCCGGACTCATGTAGCGGATCATGCCCATCCGGTATGTTTCCCCACTCAATCGTCTCGTCGATGTCCTCATGCGCCTTCCAGGCGTAGGGGCCAAGACCGCCCAACGCCTTGCCTTCTATCTCCTAAAGGCCTCACGGGAAGAGGCAATGAAGCTGGCGGAAGCCATTGTAGAGATTAAGGAAAAGATCCGCGTGTGCGAGCGGTGCTATAACATTGCTGAGGAAGAGCAGTGCACGATCTGCCAGGATCCGACCCGGGATGGGAGCGTCCTCTGCGTAGTCGAAGAGGCCAACGACCTCATGGCCATCGAACGAACGGGCACCTTTAAAGGGCGGTATCATGTCCTCCAAGGTTCCCTTTCGCCTATCGAAGGGCGGGGTCCGGACCAGATCACCGCGAAGGGGATGTTGGAGCGTCTAAGGTCAGAAGGGGTGAAAGAGGTCATCCTCGCTACTAATCCGAACATGGAAGGGGAGGCCACGGCGCTATACCTGGCGCGTCTGATTGGCCCGCTCGGTGTGCGGGTCACCCGGATCGCCCTCGGCCTCCCGGTAGGGGGAGACCTCGAGTATGCAGACGAGGTCACGCTGGGGCGGGCCTTGGAGGGCCGCCGGGAGTTCGTTTAGCTGGGATGGCATGAAAGTTGAAAGCAGAATGGGCTGGAGCCACGAGAGGAGGATGGGTGTACCCCATAACCAATCTGATTATTTACGA is a window from the Candidatus Methylomirabilota bacterium genome containing:
- the recR gene encoding recombination mediator RecR, producing the protein MPIRYVSPLNRLVDVLMRLPGVGAKTAQRLAFYLLKASREEAMKLAEAIVEIKEKIRVCERCYNIAEEEQCTICQDPTRDGSVLCVVEEANDLMAIERTGTFKGRYHVLQGSLSPIEGRGPDQITAKGMLERLRSEGVKEVILATNPNMEGEATALYLARLIGPLGVRVTRIALGLPVGGDLEYADEVTLGRALEGRREFV
- a CDS encoding YbaB/EbfC family nucleoid-associated protein — its product is MKGFGDMMKQAQRMKAELERIQEEAAEKRVEGSAGGGMVTVTADGRGEIVAVRIDPEVAQSGDLEMLQDLIVAATNEAMRRARELLSTEMGRMTGGLNLPGLM
- the dnaX gene encoding DNA polymerase III subunit gamma/tau, giving the protein MSYQVLARRWRPQTFGEVVGQEPVTQTLKNALRQGRVAHAFLFAGPRGVGKTTTARILAKALNCEKGPTSEPCNQCLNCQEITGGAAVDCMEIDAASHTGVEHVRDLQERLIYQPVRGRYKIYIVDEVHMLSLSAFNALLKTLEEPPPKVVFILATTEPNKVPATIHSRCQRYDFRRIGPGLLVERLRAIAEAERVEVTPEALASMARAADGSLRDAQSILDQVIAYAGERVTAESVASVLGTTAPDVVQAAVEACLAGEAGRALELVDELAAKGGDLRAFLLDLLEHLRSLLVVKLTPGAGKILGLSPEAVRDLEDRGRNLEIPHVELALRFLIEAEAGMRRASHPRYVLEMALVRIAEARGLQSLGALVKRLETLEGRLGTEANLPDPQPELFTAQENIDLPEPPPSPPVTGFVDRWQEVRRRIGVERRSLAVLLAEAEVALEGETLTLTFANGNHFSRSTLEDPEVRNLIASTISAVFGQRLQVKYHFLAPEVGRPNQQSARTFARNHPLVREALEMFGGRIVEVQEGGDAASQRGEP